CTACTTCCCGACACGTGAAGACTTAGTCGATGAAGTGCTCAACTACGTGGTGCGTCAGTTCTCAAACTTTCTCTCTGACACGATCGATTTGGATCTGCACGCTAAACAGAACCTCAGCAACCTAACATCCGCTATGGTTGAGTTGGTGCTGAATGACTGTCACTGGCTGAAAGTCTGGTTCGAATGGAGCGCATCAACCCGTGATGAAGTATGGCCGCTGTTCGTATCGACCAACCGCACAAACCAGCTATTAGTGCAAAACATGTTCGCCAAAGCGATGGAACGTGGTGAGGTATGCGATCAACACGATCCAGCAGAGCTGGCAACCCTGTTCCACGGTATTTTCTATTCATTGTTCATTCAAGCGACTCGTACTCAAGATGAAGCGATGATGGAAAGACTCACTGCCAACCATCTGGACATGCTGTGCATCTACAAACACGCGAAAAATAACGAATAGCGATGTCAAGCTCACTGATGCCAGTGGGCTTGTTGTTGACTCACAAATGAAAAAACCGCTGAACAATCAGCGGTTTTTTATTAATTCTAAGCGAGAATTACTTCTTCTTTTTCGCTTTTGGGTTTGGCAGGTCAGTGATGGTACCTTCGAACACTTCAGCCGCTAGACCAACAGACTCATGTAGAGTCGGGTGAGCGTGAATCGTTAGAGCGATATCTTCTGCATCACAACCCATTTCGATAGCCAGACCGATTTCACCTAGGAGTTCACCACCGTTGGTACCAACGATAGCACCACCGATAACACGGTGAGTGTCTTTGTCGAAGATTAGCTTAGTCATGCCGTCAGAGCAGTCTGATGCGATTGCACGACCCGATGCAGCCCATGGGAATGTCGCTGTTTCGTAGTTGATGCCTTCCGCTTTCGCCTCTTTCTCAGTCTTACCAACCCAAGCCACTTCTGGCTCAGTGTAAGCAATTGAAGGAATCACTTTAGGGTCGAAGTAGTGCTTCTTACCCGCAATCACTTCTGCAGCAACGTGACCTTCATGCACACCTTTGTGAGCAAGCATTGGTTGGCCAACGATATCACCGATAGCAAAGATGTGAGGAACATTAGTGCGCATCTGCTTATCAACGTTGATGAAACCACGCTCATCGATTTCCAGACCCGCTTTCTCGCCGTCGATTAGCAGACCATTTGGTACACGACCGATAGCAACAAGTACCGCATCGTAACGCTCAGCTTCAGCAGGGGCTTTCTTACCTTCCATTGAAACGTAGATACCGTCTTCTTTCGCTTCAACTGCTGTCACTTTGGTTTCTAGCATTAGGTTGAACTTGTTCTTCACACGCTTAGTGTAAACTTTAACAATGTCTTTATCGGCTGCTGGGATAACTTGGTCGAACATCTCAACCACGTCTACTTTAGAACCCAGAGACTGGTATACCGTACCCATTTCTAGACCGATGATACCACCACCCATGATAAGTAGTTTTCCAGGCACTTCTTTTAGCTCTAGTGCGTCAGTTGAGTCCCAGATACGAGGATCTTCGTGTGGAATAAATGGCAGTTTGATAGGACGAGAGCCTGCTGCGATGATCGCGTTGTCGAAGTTAACCGTGGTTGACTCGCCTTCACCTTCTACCAGGATAGAATTAGGGCCAGTAAATTTACCGTAACCGTTAACCACGTTCACTTTACGCATCTTAGCCATACCGCCAAGACCACCAGTAAGCTGGTTAACCACTTTTTCTTTCCAGATACGAATCTTGTTGATATCAGTTTGTGGCTCACCAAAAACAACACCATGATCAGCCATCGCTTTCGCTTCTTCGATAACTTTTGAGACGTGCAGTAGCGCTTTTGATGGGATACAACCCACGTTCAGACATACACCACCTAGGGTGCTGTAACGCTCGATAAGTACAGTTTCAAGACCTAAGTCCGCACAACGGAATGCCGCGGAGTAACCAGCAGGACCAGAACCAAGTACAACAACTTGGGCTTTAATTTCTTTGCTCATTGTGACCTCTTGTAGTCATTATCCCTAACAGGCTGAGTGGGTATGGATTCACTATGTTCAAGTCAGTTTGTTTTAAACAGTTATTTTCAGACCGCCAACAGTTTACAGAGATGTTAATGGAGTGAAAAGTAAATCCATTTAGCCTGTGAGCTAGACGACAATTCGCTTGAGAAAACCTGATTGAGGGTAAAGTCTGCAATCAAATTGTCAGATAGTTATTGGTAATAGAGGCGGCTGTCATGCCGCCTCTAAGTCATCCCATCTTGATTAAAGAACTAGACGACGGATATCTGATAGTGCACCGTTTAGGAAGGTAATGAAGCGCGCACCTTCCGCACCATCGATCACACGGTGGTCGTATGATAGAGACAGTGGAAGCTGTAGACGCGGTTCGAATTCTTTACCGTTCCATACAGGTTTCATTTCAGACTTAGACACACCTAGGATGCCTACCTCTGGCGCGTTAACGATTGGAGTAAACGCCGTACCACCAATGCCACCAAGACTAGAGATAGTGAAACAACCGCCCTGCATGTCAGCAGCAGTTAGCTTACCTGCACGGGCTTTCTTAGAAACAGCCATCAACTCTTCAGAAAGCTCGTAAATTCCTTTCTTGTTCACGTCTTTGAACACAGGAACCACTAGGCCATTTGGTGTATCTACCGCGATACCAATATTCACGTACTTCTTCAGAATTAGGCTTTCACCATCTTCTGATAGAGAAGAGTTGAACGCAGGGAACGCTTCTAGTGCTTTAGCCGCCGCTTTCATGATGAACACAAGTGGCGTGATCTTCATGCCTGAGTCTTTCTTCGCTTCAATCGCGTTCTGCTCTTTACGGAATGCTTCTAGCTCAGTGATATCTGCGTTGTCCCACTGAGTAACATGCGGGATCATTACCCAGTTACGATGTAGGTTTGCACCAGAGATCTTCTTAATGCGTGATAGCGGCTGAGTTTCAGTCTCACCAAACTTGCTGAAGTCAACTTTCGGCCATGGCAGTAGACCAAGAGCAGCACCATCACCTTTGCCAGATGCCGCAGCACCTGCACCCGATTCAAGACGCTTAAGCGCTTCTTTAACGTAAGATTGTACGTCTTCTTTTAGAATACGATTCTTACGACCGCTGCCTTTAACCTTAGCAAGGTTAACGCCAAACTCACGAGCGATACGACGAACAACTGGAGACGCGTGAGCGTACTCGTGATTTTCTTGGAAATCACCAGTAGAGGCTGCCGGAGCTGCTGCCGCTGGAGCTTCTGCTTTAGGCGCTGACGCCGCAGGTGCTGCTGCCGCTGGAGCCGCTACTGGTGCTGCACCCGCCACTTCGCCTTCCGTTGTAGAGAAAATCATGATTAGAGAGCCAGTTGACACTTTGTCGCCAGCCGCAATCTTGATTTCTTTAACAGTTCCTGCAAATGGAGCAGGCACTTCCATTGACGCTTTGTCGCCTTCAACAGTGATCAGAGATTGCTCTTCTTCCACTGTATCGCCAACCGCAACCATGATTTCAGTCACTTCGACTTCGTCGCCACCGATATCAGGAACGTTCACTTCTTTGGCTGCTGCGGCCGGCGTTCCGGATGCTGCCGGAGCTGCTGCCGCAGGAGCTTCAGCTGCCGCTGGAGCGCTTGAACCTGCCGTTTCAAAGACCATGATTAGAGAGCCAGTCGTGACTTTATCGCCAACTGCTACTTTTATCTCTTTTAGAGTACCTGCGAATGGTGCTGGTACTTCCATAGAAGCTTTGTCACCTTCAACAGTCAGAAGAGATTGCTCTTCTTCGATGCTGTCGCCGATCGCTACCATGATTTCAGTCACTTCAACTTCGTCGCCACCGATATCTGGTACGTGAACTTCTTTCAGTTCTGCCGCTGCTGCTGGAGCTGGAGCCGCTGCTGGAGCTGCTTCTGCCGCAGGAGCAGGTGCAGCGTCTGCTGCACCCGGAGCGCCGGCCGCCTCGGCTTCGAAAATCATGATTAGAAAACCAGTAGAAACCTTGTCGCCTTCTGCAACTTTGATTTCTTTAACGATACCCGCTGTCGATGCAGGCACTTCCATAGAAGCTTTATCGCCTTCAACTGTGATAAGAGACTGCTCTTCTTCAACCTTGTCGCCAACGCTTACAAGAATCTCAGTAACTTCAACCTCATCCGCACCGATGTCTGGTACATTAATTTCGATTGCCATTTCTTATCTACCTTCTTAATTAAGCGTATAGCGGGTTTGTTTTCTCAGTGTCGATGTCGAACTTCTTGATTGCTTCTGCAATCACAGATTTCTCAACTTCGCCACGTTTTGCAAGTTCAGTCAGCGCTGCGACGACTACGTAACCTGCGTTCACTTCGAAGTGACGACGTAGGTTTTCACGGCTGTCTGAACGACCAAAGCCGTCAGTACCCAGAACTTTGTAAGACTCAGCAGGAATGAATGCACGAACCTGCTCTGCGTAGTTCTTCATGTAGTCAGTCGCTGCGATTGCTGGCTCAGTACCCATAACCGTTTGAATGTATGGTACTTGCGCTTCAGCTTCTGGGTGAAGCATGTTGAAACGCTCCGCCGCTTGACCGTCACGAGTCACTTCGTTGAATGACGTTACTGAGTAAACATCAGACGCAACGCCGTAATCATCGCTTAGAATTTGCGCCGCTTTACGTACTTCGTTCATGATAGTACCTGAGCTCATTAGCTGAACTTTACCTTTGTCGCCTGCGTAAGTTTCTAGCTTGTAGATACCCTTACGGATGCCTTCTTCTGCGCCTTCTGGCATTGCTGGCATTGCGTAGTTTTCGTTCATTAGCGTTAGGTAGTAGAACACGTTCTCTTGATCAGGACCGTACATGCGACGGATACCGTCTTGCATGATGACCGCGACTTCGTACGCGAAGGTTGGGTCGTAAGAGATACAGTTAGGAACCGTACCCGCCATGATGTGCGAGTGACCATCTTCGTGCTGTAGACCTTCACCGTTCAGCGTTGTACGACCAGCCGTTGCACCTAGTAGGAAACCACGTGCTTGTTGGTCACCCGCCATCCACGCCATGTCGCCCACACGTTGGAAACCGAACATTGAGTAGTAGATGTAGAACGGAATCATTGGAAGATCGTTAGTCGAGTATGACGTCGCCGCAGCAACCCATGACGACATCGCGCCTAGCTCGTTGATACCTTCCTGTAGAACCTGACCTGATGTAGCCTCTTTGTAGTAAGAAACGATGTCACGGTCTTGAGGTGTGTAGTTCTGGCCGTGCGGGTTGTAAATACCGATTTGACGGAACAGACCTTCCATACCGAATGTACGCGCTTCGTCGGCAATGATAGGAACGATGTTCTTACCAATGTTCTTGTTCTTCAGTAGAACGTTAAGTGCACGTACGAATGCCATAGTAGAAGAGATATCACGCTTCTGCTCTTCAAGTAGTGGCTTGAATTCTTCTAGCTCAGGAATAACCAGTTCTTGAGTGAAGTTTGGCAGACGCTGTGGCGTGTAGCCGTGTAGCGCTTTACGACGAGCGTGTAGGTATTCGTACTCTTTTGAACCTTCTTCAAGTTTCAGGTACGGAAGCTCTTTCACTGCTTCGTCAGTTAGGATGTCTTGTAGACCTAGACGATCACGTAGATGCAGTACGTGAGTCATATCCATCTTCTTAACTTGGTGAGCGATGTTCTTACCTTCAGCCGCTTCACCCATGCCGTAACCTTTCACTGTCTTAGCTAAGATTACCGTTGGTTTGCCTTTGGTTTGCTCTGCGTTTTTGTAAGCTGCGTACAGCTTAGAAGAGTCATGACCACCGCGCTTAAGTGCGAAGATTTCGTCATCTGTCATGTCAGCAACAAGGGCCGCTGTTTCTGGGTACTTACCGAAGAAGTGCTCACGTACGTACGCACCATCTTTCGCTTTGAACGTTTGGTAATCGCCATCGATAGTTTCGTTCATAAGCTGTAGTAGCTTACCCGTGGTGTCTTTTGCTAGAAGAGAATCCCAGTTGTTACCCCAGATAACCTTCACTACGTTCCAGCCAGCACCTTTGAACAGACCTTCAAGTTCTTGAATGATCTTACCGTTACCCATTACTGGGCCGTCGAGACGCTGCAAGTTACAGTTGATTAGGAAACATAGGTTGTCTAGTTTCTCACGCGCAGCGAAAGAGATAGCACCACGTGATTCTGGCTCATCCATCTCACCGTCACCTAGGAACGCATATACGCGCTGCTCAGATGTATCTTTTAGACCACGGCCTTCTAGGTACTTGAGGAAACGAGCTTGGTAGATAGAAGCGATTGGACCTAGGCCCATCGATACCGTTGGGAACTGCCAGAACTCAGGCATCAGTTTCGGGTGCGGGTATGATGGAAGACCTTTGCCATCGACTTCTTGGCGGAAGTTGTCTAGCTGCTCTTCAGTCAGACGACCTTCAACGAATGCGCGAGAGTAGATACCTGGTGAGATGTGACCTTGGTAGTAAACTAGGTCGCCACCGTCCTTCTCGTTTGGAGCACGGAAGAAGTGGTTGAAACATGTTTCGTAGAATGCAGCAGAAGACTGGAAAGACGCCATGTGGCCGCCTAGCTCTAAGTCTTTCTTCGATGCACGTAGAACGATCATAATCGCGTTCCAGCGGATGATAGAACGAATACGACGCTCAAGTGTGGTGTCACCTGGGTAAGCTGGTTCTTGGTCTGCAGGAATCGTGTTGATGTAGTTAGTTGTGATACCTGTTGGCATATCAACACCGTCTAGACGTGCTTTGTCTAGAACTTGCTCTAATAGGTATTGAGCACGTTCTACACCTTCTTCACGTACAACTGACTCAAGTGCTTGTAGCCATTCTTGAGTTTCCAGTGCATCTACGTCATGCTTCAAATCAGACATGGCGATCTATCCTTCTATTGGTTGGATCTAGTTATTTAAAGTAACCGTTCTTGTTTTAAGAATCGTTACCTTGCTGAATTCGACGCAAAGAGCGCTCTCTGCGCGACTCTTCACGAGTCAAATCCAACAATGTTTCTTCAATATAAGCTAAGTGTGAATGAGACATTTCACGCGCCTTTTCCGGCTGACCAGAAACAATCGCATCCACGATATTAGCTCGGTGTTTACTTACTTTCTCGACCACTTCTTCGCGGCGATGTAAGAGCTTTAAATTCTGTAAGACATTTTGCTCAAGCAAAGGCGCCAAACTGCGCACAATGTGCAACAGCACCACGTTGTGCGCAGCTTCAGTTAAAGCAATCAGAAACTGCATGACTGCAGCGGCTTCCGCTTCAACATTTTTTTTGGTCTGCTCTTCGCTGATGTTTTTCAGACAAGCCTGAATACGTGCAAAGTCTTCCTCGGTACCACGAACAGCTGCAAAATAAGCGGCTATACCTTCCATCGCGTGGCGAGTTTCCAGTAAATCCAGCTGCGTTTCGGAGTGACTAGACAGTAAATTTAGCAGAGGATCAGAAAAGCTGGTCCAAATGCTCTCACTGACAAACGTGCCACCGCCTTGACGACGAGTAAGAAGACGCTTCGCTTCGAGGCGTTGTATCGCTTCTCGGATTGAAGGTCGCGAAACATCAAATTGCTTCGCTAATTCTCTCTCGGGTGGCAACTGCTGCCCCGGAGACAATATTCCTTCCACAATCAGCCTTTCTAACTCTTGTTCAATGACATCAGAAAGTTTTGGCTGACGAATCCTTTGATAAGCCATAGTTGTTTTTCTTCTACTCTGTATGCAGTCAATTGGTAATACCAATTCTAAGTTGGCGAGAAAATTAACATAATTAAAACGCAAGTTCCAGTCAAAAATTGACCCAAATCATAGAACAAGCCTAACACCAACACTTTGATAACAATAGTCGATTAAAACATCAATCTAATTGGTCTGACCAATTACAAAATATCAACAGATGGGAATTAACCGTGCTAGGGATCACAGTTTGATTGGTAAGGGGTAGAAAAAGCGAGTGGCGAGTGACGAGTGACGAGTGACGAGTGACGAGTGACGAGTGGCGAGTGGCGAGTGGCGAGTGGCGAGTGGCGAGTGGCGAGTGGCGAGTGGCGAGTGGCGAGTGGCGAGTGGCGAGTGGCGAGTGGCGAGTGGCGAGAAATTTTGAACAACAGATCTCTATTGTCAAGTAACAACTTCTCGTAACTCGCTACTTTGAACTCGCAGGGCGGAGCCCGTCCTAAGCTGCCGCCCTACTTCGCTTCAAGATGATCGATCATCAGCTGCAATGACTGATTGCCGCGAAACTCGTTGATATCAAGCTTGTAGGCTAAACGAACGGTTTTGACCGACGCATCAGGCCAACGTCGCAAGTCTACATTGAACGCAATACCGTCGATCATAATATTGGTTGGATGGCCTTTGTAGAGTGGTTCAAGCATCAGCTTTAGATGTTTTTCTCCCACCAACTTTTGGTGCAACACTTTGAATTCACCATCAAACAGCGGCTCTGGAAACGCTTGTCCCCAAGGACCACCAGCACGAAGCATTTCTGCAGTATGCATTGAAAACTCTTCCGGTTTCAGCTCACCATCAGAGAGCAGTACGCCTTTCAATGCAGCCTCGTCGAGTTCCTGTTTTACCGCTTGATCAAACAGCTGGGCAAAGCGCTCAAAGTTTTGCTCCATTATGGTTAAACCTGCGGCCATCGCATGACCACCAAACTTGATGATCAAGCCTGGATTCTGGGTATCTA
The sequence above is drawn from the Vibrio sinaloensis genome and encodes:
- the pdhR gene encoding pyruvate dehydrogenase complex transcriptional repressor PdhR; the protein is MAYQRIRQPKLSDVIEQELERLIVEGILSPGQQLPPERELAKQFDVSRPSIREAIQRLEAKRLLTRRQGGGTFVSESIWTSFSDPLLNLLSSHSETQLDLLETRHAMEGIAAYFAAVRGTEEDFARIQACLKNISEEQTKKNVEAEAAAVMQFLIALTEAAHNVVLLHIVRSLAPLLEQNVLQNLKLLHRREEVVEKVSKHRANIVDAIVSGQPEKAREMSHSHLAYIEETLLDLTREESRRERSLRRIQQGNDS
- the aceE gene encoding pyruvate dehydrogenase (acetyl-transferring), homodimeric type, which codes for MSDLKHDVDALETQEWLQALESVVREEGVERAQYLLEQVLDKARLDGVDMPTGITTNYINTIPADQEPAYPGDTTLERRIRSIIRWNAIMIVLRASKKDLELGGHMASFQSSAAFYETCFNHFFRAPNEKDGGDLVYYQGHISPGIYSRAFVEGRLTEEQLDNFRQEVDGKGLPSYPHPKLMPEFWQFPTVSMGLGPIASIYQARFLKYLEGRGLKDTSEQRVYAFLGDGEMDEPESRGAISFAAREKLDNLCFLINCNLQRLDGPVMGNGKIIQELEGLFKGAGWNVVKVIWGNNWDSLLAKDTTGKLLQLMNETIDGDYQTFKAKDGAYVREHFFGKYPETAALVADMTDDEIFALKRGGHDSSKLYAAYKNAEQTKGKPTVILAKTVKGYGMGEAAEGKNIAHQVKKMDMTHVLHLRDRLGLQDILTDEAVKELPYLKLEEGSKEYEYLHARRKALHGYTPQRLPNFTQELVIPELEEFKPLLEEQKRDISSTMAFVRALNVLLKNKNIGKNIVPIIADEARTFGMEGLFRQIGIYNPHGQNYTPQDRDIVSYYKEATSGQVLQEGINELGAMSSWVAAATSYSTNDLPMIPFYIYYSMFGFQRVGDMAWMAGDQQARGFLLGATAGRTTLNGEGLQHEDGHSHIMAGTVPNCISYDPTFAYEVAVIMQDGIRRMYGPDQENVFYYLTLMNENYAMPAMPEGAEEGIRKGIYKLETYAGDKGKVQLMSSGTIMNEVRKAAQILSDDYGVASDVYSVTSFNEVTRDGQAAERFNMLHPEAEAQVPYIQTVMGTEPAIAATDYMKNYAEQVRAFIPAESYKVLGTDGFGRSDSRENLRRHFEVNAGYVVVAALTELAKRGEVEKSVIAEAIKKFDIDTEKTNPLYA
- a CDS encoding LuxR/HapR/OpaR family quorum-sensing transcriptional regulator — protein: MDSIAKRPRTRLSPQKRKQQLMDISLEVFARRGIGRGGHADIAEIAQVSVATVFNYFPTREDLVDEVLNYVVRQFSNFLSDTIDLDLHAKQNLSNLTSAMVELVLNDCHWLKVWFEWSASTRDEVWPLFVSTNRTNQLLVQNMFAKAMERGEVCDQHDPAELATLFHGIFYSLFIQATRTQDEAMMERLTANHLDMLCIYKHAKNNE
- the aceF gene encoding pyruvate dehydrogenase complex dihydrolipoyllysine-residue acetyltransferase — encoded protein: MAIEINVPDIGADEVEVTEILVSVGDKVEEEQSLITVEGDKASMEVPASTAGIVKEIKVAEGDKVSTGFLIMIFEAEAAGAPGAADAAPAPAAEAAPAAAPAPAAAAELKEVHVPDIGGDEVEVTEIMVAIGDSIEEEQSLLTVEGDKASMEVPAPFAGTLKEIKVAVGDKVTTGSLIMVFETAGSSAPAAAEAPAAAAPAASGTPAAAAKEVNVPDIGGDEVEVTEIMVAVGDTVEEEQSLITVEGDKASMEVPAPFAGTVKEIKIAAGDKVSTGSLIMIFSTTEGEVAGAAPVAAPAAAAPAASAPKAEAPAAAAPAASTGDFQENHEYAHASPVVRRIAREFGVNLAKVKGSGRKNRILKEDVQSYVKEALKRLESGAGAAASGKGDGAALGLLPWPKVDFSKFGETETQPLSRIKKISGANLHRNWVMIPHVTQWDNADITELEAFRKEQNAIEAKKDSGMKITPLVFIMKAAAKALEAFPAFNSSLSEDGESLILKKYVNIGIAVDTPNGLVVPVFKDVNKKGIYELSEELMAVSKKARAGKLTAADMQGGCFTISSLGGIGGTAFTPIVNAPEVGILGVSKSEMKPVWNGKEFEPRLQLPLSLSYDHRVIDGAEGARFITFLNGALSDIRRLVL
- the lpdA gene encoding dihydrolipoyl dehydrogenase, which translates into the protein MSKEIKAQVVVLGSGPAGYSAAFRCADLGLETVLIERYSTLGGVCLNVGCIPSKALLHVSKVIEEAKAMADHGVVFGEPQTDINKIRIWKEKVVNQLTGGLGGMAKMRKVNVVNGYGKFTGPNSILVEGEGESTTVNFDNAIIAAGSRPIKLPFIPHEDPRIWDSTDALELKEVPGKLLIMGGGIIGLEMGTVYQSLGSKVDVVEMFDQVIPAADKDIVKVYTKRVKNKFNLMLETKVTAVEAKEDGIYVSMEGKKAPAEAERYDAVLVAIGRVPNGLLIDGEKAGLEIDERGFINVDKQMRTNVPHIFAIGDIVGQPMLAHKGVHEGHVAAEVIAGKKHYFDPKVIPSIAYTEPEVAWVGKTEKEAKAEGINYETATFPWAASGRAIASDCSDGMTKLIFDKDTHRVIGGAIVGTNGGELLGEIGLAIEMGCDAEDIALTIHAHPTLHESVGLAAEVFEGTITDLPNPKAKKKK